The following are encoded in a window of bacterium genomic DNA:
- a CDS encoding U32 family peptidase, whose protein sequence is MRLAVPTNWDHKLIENLSGLPVENYYAKLQEDIIGGGRPASSIPHVTRQKVKDHIKLIHANKSLFNYVINAPCLGNIEYAPLYRRQIFKLLDWLTSIEVDSVTVSIPLLLEWVKRNFPSLKVSVSVFSHVDTISMAKMYENLGADEITITQQFNRDFNFLKGLRKNLKTDFQLIVNNACLFGCPFRRYHSNLNAHSSQTGSKKLPIDYPVMRCTLLRFKYPAEVIRSPWVRPEDLVHYEKIGIDKFKLSGRTNTTEWITRTAKSYVSRKSPENFAELLAFPNAAGSIFRKSIPGAPDVNLVIDNDALSGFIEHFLQKSCSALPCDKCLYCDRTAQKAVRTSKKLSKELISSYEKVLSAFLKI, encoded by the coding sequence ATGCGATTAGCCGTACCCACTAACTGGGACCATAAACTTATCGAAAACCTTTCCGGGCTGCCTGTTGAAAACTATTACGCAAAATTACAGGAAGATATCATCGGCGGCGGCAGGCCCGCTTCAAGCATTCCCCATGTGACACGCCAGAAAGTCAAAGACCACATCAAACTGATTCACGCGAACAAATCACTGTTCAATTATGTGATAAATGCCCCCTGCCTCGGGAACATCGAATATGCGCCTTTATACCGCAGACAAATTTTCAAACTCCTCGATTGGCTTACTTCAATAGAGGTTGATTCCGTGACTGTTTCCATTCCCCTTCTCCTTGAATGGGTCAAAAGGAATTTCCCGTCTTTAAAAGTAAGCGTTTCTGTTTTTTCCCACGTTGACACTATCAGCATGGCAAAAATGTATGAAAACCTCGGCGCGGATGAAATCACTATCACCCAGCAATTCAACCGCGATTTCAATTTTTTAAAGGGCCTCCGGAAAAACCTTAAAACCGATTTTCAGCTGATTGTAAATAACGCCTGTCTTTTCGGGTGTCCCTTCCGCCGGTATCATTCAAACCTGAACGCACATTCATCACAAACCGGCTCCAAAAAGCTGCCTATAGACTACCCGGTAATGAGATGCACGCTTCTTCGTTTCAAATACCCGGCTGAAGTAATCCGTTCTCCCTGGGTCCGGCCTGAGGACCTCGTCCATTATGAAAAAATCGGAATCGATAAATTTAAACTGTCAGGCCGAACTAATACAACTGAATGGATTACCAGGACCGCGAAATCATATGTCTCACGTAAAAGCCCGGAAAATTTCGCAGAGCTCCTGGCTTTCCCCAACGCCGCCGGTTCTATATTTCGAAAGTCTATCCCGGGCGCGCCGGATGTAAATCTTGTTATCGATAATGACGCCCTTTCCGGGTTCATTGAACATTTCCTCCAAAAAAGCTGTTCCGCCCTCCCCTGCGATAAATGCCTTTACTGCGACCGCACGGCACAAAAGGCGGTCAGGACTTCCAAAAAGCTTTCCAAAGAACTTATATCCAGTTATGAAAAAGTCCTATCCGCTTTTCTAAAAATCTAG
- a CDS encoding U32 family peptidase, translated as MELIVPTPNWEFLKSAVQNGTDAVYIPVQGLVTISYCGVLFSRDEVHSAIEYAHKYKKKAYVVFNAKLADNQYSNILQAIKDVIPYQADGLVLGDYRLITWVADNNPCRNFEIIASVVCGIKSNLDANFALSMGADRIIVPWLGLEALEKLKVSPRLGVDIFIDENQEYSDFVIEELVSRDWIKGVKVATNCELNNFVNIIRKFRMQLDKTIPVTVNC; from the coding sequence ATGGAACTAATAGTGCCAACACCAAACTGGGAATTTCTTAAATCAGCAGTGCAGAACGGCACAGACGCTGTTTATATACCTGTCCAGGGACTGGTGACGATAAGTTACTGCGGGGTCCTTTTTTCGAGGGATGAGGTTCATTCAGCGATAGAATACGCGCATAAATACAAGAAAAAGGCATACGTGGTATTTAACGCGAAATTGGCCGATAATCAATATTCGAATATATTACAGGCCATTAAAGATGTTATTCCTTACCAGGCAGACGGCCTGGTTTTAGGCGATTACCGTTTGATAACATGGGTGGCGGATAATAATCCTTGCAGGAATTTTGAAATAATAGCATCAGTGGTCTGCGGAATTAAATCAAACCTTGACGCTAATTTTGCCTTGAGCATGGGCGCGGACAGGATTATCGTTCCCTGGCTGGGATTGGAAGCCCTTGAAAAGTTAAAGGTTTCGCCGAGACTGGGGGTTGATATTTTTATTGATGAAAACCAGGAGTATAGCGATTTTGTCATAGAAGAACTGGTTTCCAGAGATTGGATTAAAGGGGTAAAAGTGGCCACGAATTGTGAATTAAATAATTTTGTAAATATAATCCGGAAATTCAGGATGCAGTTAGATAAAACTATTCCGGTAACGGTTAATTGCTAG